The sequence cgctgcggttaaACTAGTCAGACCCTTAAAATAAGgctttaaacaaaaattagacACTATGCCACACAATTAACACATACGAGAAACGAAGAATTTGGGCCCTAAAGTTGTTAATCTTTCTTCTAATTATCATTTTTCATCATATCTgtctttttctatttctttaatATAAGGACTGACTTGCTTGCAAATATGTTCGCTCACAAAGCTTTTGTTTTCTCATGACTCTGAGGTGGCgattggttttcccgctaccacccgcaaacacaGCTTTTGCGGTcggtagcggttgtcggcggtttgcaacaatcactcaaatcgctctaaaccgcttcaaaccgctccgaatctcataaattcaaaagctggctccagctagcgtttgcggttgcgggagggtaaaatttttttcttttttttttaaaacaatatatatacaaagaaaaaaatatttaataaaaaatttaaaattgaaattatgaaaatattaaaatatatctattttattttaattaatattataaaattttataataaaaacaatttcaataaattttcaaaaattaaaattataactttctaaacataaattttatatttattataattttatgatttttgatatttttttataattattttaaatataaatattgttaatttatcatttgactattaccgcatttggtagttaaccagtcataagtcacccgcaaacgcaccaaatTTTAACCgtagtaccagtcgtacaaatctcttaaaacactAGAAACTGCAACCgtccgcatccacaaactcccgcaaccgcaatcGCAActgctgcgtttgaaccagtcagggcCTGAGTCCAGTATAGTTAGCTCCAAAAGCTAACATTTTCGACttgaatatcaaaaaaaaaattatccgtTGCATCCTTTACCTTTTCTATTTTTCATCTTCCAtcattttgtaacatttttgaaaaaaaaaaatttgggacGTTACATTATCATATTCGCCGTGAATTGCATACTCCCAAGGTGCGAGTGGTTGCGTCAGCAAAGTTGCACAGAGCAGTTACGTTTTCGATCAGTCGATTAACCAGTTCCACTGAACCATTTTGACATTGCAATTATATGTCTCCTAAAACCTCGTTAAACCCGTTAGCGGAAGTGGAAGAGTTTAGCTGGACAGGCTTGCTACAACTTGGTTATTGGACCGTCACAATATGATGTGATATTGGACCGTCGCAAGAACCGTTGCGAAGGAAGAGCGAAGGAAATTCAGAGGTCTCATGCAAGTTTGGCTAAAGTATTCTTGAAATGTTAATTGGTGATGTATAATCCCAATTTCTAAgttttttggtgtttttttttaacttttttggcATCATTTAGCTTCACTGCGTAACTTTTTGTTTGTACAAATTAGCTTCATTTTAATGAAATTCACATATTTATCAAAAAGGAAaaagtgatatatatatttatttatttatttcatgtaCATACTCGTGTACTCTGATTACTTTGGCCGTCACCAGATTTATAGTGCTGTAATATTTGATTCGGAAATTATTTTTGTGGAGGAATGTTCCACAAATCTTGTAATTTTACAAGTTCTAAAAGCACATGAATATGAAATTCAGTGTAATTGGATTTCCCTATTTTTGTTATATCCTAATCGATTTTTTTTACAGTAACCTGATGAAATATTGAGAAACCATATTATCGCATATCAATTTTATTCCGTTCACTCATTGTACTTATAATGTTGAGCATATCTTCTTCACTCCCGACTGTATATATGTacataaaattaagttttggcAAAATATATATTCCCCTCTATATCTATAATAATTTACACAAGTTTAGTACATTACTGTAGGATTCACAACCAAATAGATAGTTTGACTTTGTATTACATTGGCTAGTTTGTCCTCTATATATTGGATTCAAATTGAATAATGTGCATGTTTGaattatataaacaataaattaagtaattaattttttttttaaaaaactgtaTTGCTTTAAAGAGGATCCGAACGGAAACAAAATCtgtttaaactttttaaacaCGTTGCGCgatatctattttataaaataaaacttatataacGTTCGACCGAACCGttacattttgatttttgaaaaaaaatatcgcTGAGTCTAGTTAATTAGACCGTTTTagatagtttatttttttttgacaaaatatcaaattaaaatcaccaaaaaactattaaaaatttatgattaGTTGTAAGGTCATTTTTAAATAACTGTTACTTTGTAAATCTAAAGTCTAGTTTTATTAGATTGAGCCTGcatctatacatttttatataagtaaagATGCATCTGTGTGGACTAattgtaacaaaaataaatttaaaccagaagtagaaaaaaaaggaagggAATGACAATGAAGAAGTTAAGAGATATGGAATGTTTTGCTTCACGCAAAGAGCTTAATACGAGACAAGTACGATTGATCGCGTGGctttaaagaaatttttttttccatcttgtCTTAACCGTCTAAGTTTTTTGGTAATAGTACAActaattaaatgatattttaaaagaaaagtataaATGATTTATACTTTTGACAGCATTTGTTTTCTTAACTGCTAGTAGTACagtaaaattctataaattagtaGTGTTGgatctttaattatttattaatttacaaaaaaattctcTTCTATATTTGCatgtgaaaataagaaaaatatttgattttactgtatatatattaattaaattttacatatacaaactatacaatatatttttatatttataaaaagtttatattaatttatgtttacattgggaccatatatttacataaatttttttttaaaaagttattatcttattattttatctaagTTTGTCATTTTGACATCACCTCAATTCGGGTTGCTAAAAGTTAATTTATTTTGGAAACCCCATTGTCCAGTGGTTTGACCaagggttcattaatgcttttACACCAGCAGGTCTGGGTTTCGATTCCTGAAAAAAAAGCAGAATTATGCGAATTAATGAAGAAACAACTTACAAGAGATTTGCAGCATGATGCAAGAAGTACCGTCAAAGGTGGATCCGATAGGACGGCTTAGATGATGCAGTCAGACGTGAATCTTCATAAAGCAGGTAGAATTGTCGGCGGTAAAACCGTCTGTAATATTTCTCCGagtttgtaatagcataatatatacagtgttaaaaaaaaattaatttattatgcttatttatttattaaatactaTTAGATACTAcaattaattaatgtattattGGGGGAAATAAAAAGTTTCCAATAAGCACCAACCAAGCCCTAGTTTTGTTTACGtccgactcctctctttctctcccaaACGTTCCCAATTTTTCCTGCTAATCAACCTAACCTGGTTGAATTAGCTCCATATATATCTCTCAAAACCCTAATCAGAAGATGAGCAGTAGCGGAAGCCCTAGCAGCAGCGGTGGAGGTGGACCGTGTGGCGCCTGTAAGTTCTTGAGACGGAAGTGCGTTCCCGGCTGCATATTCGCACCCTATTTCGACTCCGATCAAGGAGCGGCGCACTTTGCGGCGGTTCATAAGGTGTTCGGAGCGAGCAACGTTTCAAAACTCCTCCACCATATTCCCGAGCATAAACGGGCAGACGCTGTCGTTTCAATCTGTTTCGAGGCTCAGTCTCGTCTCCGAGACCCTATCTACGGCTGCGTCTCCCACATCGTCTCTCTTCAGCAACAGGTAATTTAATTTTTCCAttaatactattaaataaacAATTATTCTATTAATACTATAACTTATTACTATCATATAGTATGATGGGAAATCGCAAGAATTTTAAGTCAATATACTGTCTGTAGGTCGTGACATTCATCAGTTATCTTACcagtttccttttcttttttttataacaaaagaaaattgttgATATTTCTCTCTTCCTTTGCTTTCGTTTCTACCCATTTACCCAAGCTCATGCAAAGTACTCTCTCTTAAGCATTGACGAAAAAAATCGTCTTGTGTTTTAGCTGCGATTTGTTCTCATTCGtggtcctttttttttgttttagtaatAAGGACTTACGATTATCAGCATGATAATCTactgagaaaaataaaataattaatttataattgcATTCCTAGCCTTAATCATAATCTtcatcaaataatattatagatgaTTGAACATTTTTCCTTTTTCGATGATTCCTACGAACATtagtttaatttcattttatttaaatttcctcTTCATCCGAGTTTATAGTGATATctgttaataaaatatacaataattaaaaatacttcTATTTAACTAAAACCTTTTAAActagaaataataaattatatatgtctCGTAAAAGCtggatttttaattataacgacaagatattatattgtttggattGATAGCTTTTGATTGTTAACTTGATGTTAACTAATCTCATAACACTACTCTTCTgtgacataaaataaaaatatgtcaaATAAGCATAATTAATCGTCTTGTGTTTTCATtggtcatgtttttattaattatgcttatttgacatatttttagtttatgtcACGGAAGAGTAGTGTTATGAGTTTCGTTAATATCAGATTACCAATCAAAAACTATGACTCCAAAGAATATAATATCTTAtcgttataattaaaaaaatctagcttttactaaacatatataatttattacttttagtttattaggttttagttgaataaaaagattttttagttattgtatatttttttaataagtgctACTGTAAACTCGGATGAAACAGAAATTCCGATAAAATGTAATTAAACTAATGTTAGTAGGAATCATCGAAAAAGGAAAAATGTTCAAtcatctataatattatttgatgaAGAGGAGTTTGCTTTCATACGCTTTATTTGTAATTATAGTTTATTTTGTAGATATATctcttatgttattttaaagTGTTCATAAAACTTTATTATGTTGTTACGATGATAATGCTTTTTACATTTGTGGTttgataataaaatagataaaagatTTTGCAAGTTAATTACCAAGCCATTATTAAGTTgtgttgtaataaaaaaaattacattatatagattagatattaaatttaatacttgaaactaataaattaatttagattaaaataaaaaagtatgttAAAGTTACAATTGATTGGGATATATTAGTCCGCCATCAACTAGTTTAGTAATAAAGTGTATGCATACTTACTTGTATGACATGATCTAATGCGTTACAGAACAGTTGAaggcctctctctctctgaatttaatttaattagcaCATTGAGCATACGTTGtattactttttataaataaatgtttaCAAAGATGTTTTCTAAGTTAATCCAAGCCACTGATTGAGAAGAGATGTCTTTCTCTGTTCGCAAAAACACGTAGTTGTACGCTTATTTCTAAGCGTcttttcaatatataaatatatcaattgCTTTGATCAAATAAAGTATGCTTGTTACATACTCGAATATTTGTGCAATTGCATCCAATAAACTGATATTAGTGAAGGGTATTTTAAATGTTACAAGCAAGCAATTAGTCATGTCGTGTGTTTTGGGCATAAGTGAATCAACATTTGCTCGAGAATTGGGAAACTCATGTAATCATTTATTGCTGAAAGTATCAGTATTTAGATTATTACAtctctttaatattttcttggtATTAATTTTTAAGCATTTGCATGGATTTTGTCTTAAAAAAAACAGGTGGTGAGTTTGCAAAATGAGCTTTCATATGTACAAGCACATTTAGCAACTCTAGAGCTGCCACAGCCACCGCCGGCCACGGTGACGTCTTCTGGATCTCTGCCGCCTCTTTCCATATCAGACCTGCCCACAATAACACCGTCGATGTACGACCTCTCCCCAATCTTTGAGCCGATGTCATCCACGTGGCCCATGCAGCAACAACCTCGACCGTCGGATCATCTCTTCGGTGTCTCGCAATCGTCCAGTATCGGAGGAGGCGG is a genomic window of Brassica napus cultivar Da-Ae chromosome A2, Da-Ae, whole genome shotgun sequence containing:
- the LOC106418965 gene encoding LOB domain-containing protein 30-like, translating into MSSSGSPSSSGGGGPCGACKFLRRKCVPGCIFAPYFDSDQGAAHFAAVHKVFGASNVSKLLHHIPEHKRADAVVSICFEAQSRLRDPIYGCVSHIVSLQQQVVSLQNELSYVQAHLATLELPQPPPATVTSSGSLPPLSISDLPTITPSMYDLSPIFEPMSSTWPMQQQPRPSDHLFGVSQSSSIGGGGEFQAIAREFLHGGQMSAHQPPPETGGSAPTVIKRE